GCGGGTGGCCGCCGCGGACTTCGACGAGTCCTGAGGAGCCCCGGGGCGGATCCGAGGCACGTCCCGCGATCCCCGGGGCCGCGTCAAGATCGAGCAAAACGGACGGTTAGGCTCGTCCGCATGAAACGAAGCGTGCTGACCCGCTACCGCGTCATGGCCTACGTGACCGCGGTCATGCTCCTGATCCTTTGTGCCTGCATGGTGGCGAAGTACGGCTTCGACACCGGCGCCGGCCTGACCTTCGCGGTCTCGCAGGCCCACGGCGTCCTCTTCATGGTCTACCTGGTCTTCGCCTTCGACCTGGGCTCCAAGGCCAAGTGGTCCTTCGGCAAGCTGCTCTGGGTGCTCGTGTCGGGCACGATTCCGCTGGCCGCCTTCTTCGTCGAGCGCAAGGTCCGCGCCGAGGTGGAACCGCTGGTCAGCGACTCGCTCGCGAC
Above is a genomic segment from Streptomyces sp. NBC_01233 containing:
- a CDS encoding DUF3817 domain-containing protein; translated protein: MKRSVLTRYRVMAYVTAVMLLILCACMVAKYGFDTGAGLTFAVSQAHGVLFMVYLVFAFDLGSKAKWSFGKLLWVLVSGTIPLAAFFVERKVRAEVEPLVSDSLATAEA